One part of the Luteolibacter flavescens genome encodes these proteins:
- a CDS encoding DUF3293 domain-containing protein → MTTLPQEYLTTVFQLGIRPMPLPERLAIITAWNPMDRLNTTNENLRVDEALRRTLELKARPYFRATGCSPDLAHREPGWGVEMPKADAIALGKRFSQRAIWWIENGELLLVDCSDGEETAVGDFQLRIVGG, encoded by the coding sequence ATGACCACTCTGCCCCAAGAATATCTGACAACGGTCTTCCAGCTCGGAATCCGGCCGATGCCCTTGCCGGAACGGCTTGCTATCATCACCGCTTGGAATCCGATGGACCGGCTCAATACCACCAACGAGAACCTGCGGGTGGACGAGGCCCTGCGCAGGACGCTGGAGCTGAAGGCGCGGCCTTACTTCCGGGCCACCGGTTGCTCGCCGGATCTGGCCCATCGAGAGCCGGGCTGGGGCGTGGAGATGCCGAAGGCGGACGCCATCGCGCTTGGCAAACGCTTCAGCCAACGCGCGATCTGGTGGATCGAGAACGGCGAACTGCTCCTCGTGGACTGCTCGGATGGAGAAGAGACCGCCGTGGGCGATTTCCAGCTCCGGATCGTGGGCGGATAA
- a CDS encoding LysM peptidoglycan-binding domain-containing protein — translation MQSRWLLLPAASLSLFLAACSSGTGPLASNNPAGTGPFDSRGNYIEAWADNPSAWRKGNTQVAEAQPDRPAATDIPISPSMIAVNETPKPALSNSSTPVVFKKPTPSVTTPKPKPSTAVAKVTPKAKAPTTVAKNTPKASVKKQVVVKPKSTRHTVRSGDNLYNIAKRYGTSVGAIQKANGVKGAMIRPGQALVIPR, via the coding sequence ATGCAATCGCGCTGGCTTCTCCTTCCCGCAGCATCCCTTTCCCTTTTCCTCGCCGCCTGCTCCAGTGGAACCGGCCCTCTGGCCAGTAACAACCCAGCGGGCACCGGCCCCTTCGACAGCCGCGGCAACTACATCGAGGCCTGGGCTGACAATCCTTCCGCCTGGCGGAAGGGCAACACCCAAGTGGCCGAGGCCCAGCCGGATCGCCCGGCCGCGACCGACATCCCGATCTCGCCGTCGATGATCGCGGTGAACGAGACGCCAAAGCCGGCGCTTTCCAACAGCTCGACCCCGGTCGTCTTCAAGAAGCCGACCCCGTCCGTGACCACCCCGAAGCCGAAGCCTTCCACCGCCGTCGCGAAGGTGACGCCGAAGGCCAAGGCCCCGACCACCGTGGCGAAGAATACCCCGAAGGCATCCGTCAAGAAGCAGGTCGTGGTGAAGCCGAAGTCCACGCGCCACACCGTGCGCTCGGGTGACAATCTCTACAACATTGCCAAGCGCTACGGCACGAGCGTCGGAGCCATCCAGAAGGCGAACGGCGTGAAGGGCGCGATGATCCGCCCGGGCCAGGCGCTGGTGATTCCCCGCTGA
- the aspS gene encoding aspartate--tRNA ligase, giving the protein MRTHHCNELRSSHIGETATLIGWVNTVRDQGGVIFVDLRDREGVTQCVFRPEESPEAAEASHKLRGEDVVQVIGKVAKRLEGTVNDKLGTGEIEIVATQLIVVNKADVLPFQLDKELSNEDIRMRYRYLDIRRPRMSQNLRTRHRVTKTTRDYLDENGFCEIETPILSKSTPEGARDFLVPSRLQPGSFYALPQAPQQYKQLLMVGGMEKYFQIAKCFRDEDLRADRQPEFTQIDIEASFVNQDDIIGLVEGLLGRVFKEARGSDIPKSFDRITYADAMNTYGSDKPDRRFGYHLTDLCDVFANSSFKVFSGALASGGTIKAINAKGFSDISTGQVKTLEQIAMQAGAKGLAYIQVRGETVDTWRSPITKFLSPEEIEGLKQKLNIETGDLVLFAAGGWDQSCDILGRVRLACAEMQNLLEGNEELNFLWVTEFPLLAKDEETGGFVAVHHPFTRPLKEDEERFMTEGPSTDLRAQAYDVVLNGYELGGGSIRIHEGPLQSAMFKALGISEETAAEEFGHILDAFRFGAPPHGGLALGLDRLVMLICNEQSIREVMAFPKNNKGSDLMSQSPAEVDPKQLRDLRIQAVKKTVAPSAAAAQE; this is encoded by the coding sequence ATGCGCACGCACCATTGCAACGAACTCCGCTCCTCACACATCGGTGAAACCGCCACCTTGATCGGCTGGGTCAATACCGTGCGAGATCAGGGCGGTGTGATCTTCGTGGACCTGCGCGACCGCGAGGGCGTCACGCAGTGCGTCTTCCGCCCGGAGGAGAGCCCGGAGGCGGCCGAGGCGAGCCACAAGCTCCGCGGCGAGGACGTGGTCCAAGTCATCGGCAAGGTGGCGAAGCGCCTCGAGGGCACCGTCAATGACAAGCTCGGCACCGGCGAGATCGAGATCGTGGCCACCCAGTTGATCGTGGTGAACAAGGCCGACGTGCTCCCCTTCCAGCTCGACAAGGAACTCTCCAACGAGGACATCCGCATGCGCTACCGCTACCTCGATATCCGCCGCCCGCGGATGTCGCAGAACCTGCGCACGCGCCACCGCGTCACGAAGACGACCCGCGATTACCTCGACGAAAACGGCTTCTGCGAGATCGAGACGCCCATCCTCTCGAAGTCCACGCCGGAAGGCGCGCGCGACTTCCTGGTGCCGTCGCGCCTCCAGCCCGGCTCCTTCTACGCGCTGCCCCAGGCTCCGCAGCAGTACAAGCAGCTCCTGATGGTCGGCGGGATGGAGAAATATTTCCAGATCGCCAAGTGCTTCCGTGACGAAGACCTGCGCGCCGACCGCCAGCCGGAGTTCACACAGATCGACATCGAGGCATCCTTCGTCAATCAAGACGACATCATCGGCCTCGTGGAAGGACTACTCGGCCGAGTCTTCAAGGAAGCCCGTGGCTCGGACATCCCGAAGAGCTTCGACCGCATCACCTATGCGGACGCGATGAACACCTACGGCTCCGACAAGCCGGACCGCCGCTTCGGCTACCATCTCACCGACCTCTGCGACGTCTTCGCAAACTCGTCCTTCAAGGTCTTCTCCGGCGCGCTCGCATCGGGCGGCACCATCAAGGCTATCAACGCAAAGGGCTTCTCCGACATCTCCACCGGCCAGGTGAAGACGCTGGAGCAGATCGCCATGCAAGCCGGGGCCAAGGGCCTCGCCTACATCCAGGTCCGCGGCGAGACCGTGGACACATGGCGCTCGCCCATCACGAAGTTCCTCTCGCCCGAGGAAATCGAAGGCCTGAAGCAGAAGCTCAACATCGAGACCGGTGATCTGGTCCTCTTCGCCGCCGGTGGCTGGGATCAATCCTGCGACATCCTCGGCCGCGTCCGCCTCGCCTGCGCCGAAATGCAGAACCTGCTCGAAGGAAACGAGGAGCTGAATTTCCTCTGGGTGACCGAGTTCCCGCTGCTCGCGAAGGATGAGGAGACCGGTGGCTTCGTCGCCGTGCACCACCCCTTCACCCGTCCGCTGAAGGAAGACGAGGAGCGCTTCATGACCGAAGGCCCCTCCACCGATCTCCGCGCGCAGGCCTACGACGTGGTGCTGAATGGCTACGAACTCGGCGGCGGCTCGATCCGTATCCACGAGGGCCCGCTCCAGTCCGCCATGTTCAAGGCGCTCGGCATTTCCGAGGAAACCGCTGCCGAGGAGTTCGGCCACATCCTCGACGCATTCCGCTTCGGCGCCCCGCCGCACGGAGGCCTCGCCCTCGGCCTTGACCGCCTCGTCATGCTGATCTGCAACGAGCAGTCGATCCGCGAGGTCATGGCCTTCCCGAAGAACAACAAGGGCAGCGACCTCATGAGCCAGTCGCCCGCCGAGGTCGATCCGAAGCAACTCCGCGACCTGCGCATCCAGGCGGTGAAGAAGACTGTCGCTCCATCTGCTGCTGCAGCGCAGGAATAA
- a CDS encoding DUF3592 domain-containing protein has product MPRSLTGYLRTQDEVSVEAKIEALDLVAGRKQRSIQIRYSYHYLGKDYEYSGTEVALFGKREDFYSRLRYAYRTERSIRVWIDPEEPSFSVIERDWHWPTMITGFGFCGGFSVMGGTLIRFARRGLRRS; this is encoded by the coding sequence ATGCCCCGCTCGCTGACCGGCTATCTCCGGACACAAGACGAAGTCTCTGTGGAGGCCAAGATTGAGGCTCTTGATCTTGTAGCAGGAAGGAAGCAACGCTCCATCCAAATCCGATATTCTTACCATTATTTGGGCAAAGATTATGAGTATTCGGGGACAGAGGTGGCATTATTTGGCAAGCGTGAGGACTTCTATTCCCGGCTACGCTATGCTTATAGGACCGAGCGATCTATCCGGGTGTGGATCGATCCTGAAGAGCCGTCGTTTTCGGTGATTGAGCGGGATTGGCATTGGCCAACAATGATCACTGGCTTCGGCTTCTGCGGTGGATTCTCGGTGATGGGTGGCACCTTGATCCGCTTTGCACGGCGTGGATTACGGCGAAGCTGA
- a CDS encoding energy transducer TonB codes for MSPLLYALNIGTLAAWLTVAGASSVACVIKVAERLPELLVILSDETEVAITPMAMGSAPPAAEESADDAMAEDSATAEIPEIPEVPEVPEIPEMPDIPEMADLEPLPDIPDLPQKTSPDGTERPKQPAAKPANNRPKTSTNRTTAGRKTNGGSANGQSGRGTGTGNGTAQGSGDSPVGADRWAGGRMPKPTYPASARSAGLQGRVTVTFTVDERGYVVNTRVSSSTNPIFNEAALAAVRRWKFRPGVRATASRPIVFQLN; via the coding sequence ATGAGCCCTCTACTTTACGCCCTCAACATTGGTACCCTCGCCGCATGGCTGACGGTGGCCGGGGCGAGTTCGGTTGCCTGTGTGATCAAGGTGGCCGAGCGCTTGCCCGAGCTGCTGGTGATCCTTTCCGATGAGACGGAAGTGGCGATCACGCCGATGGCCATGGGCTCCGCTCCACCGGCCGCCGAGGAGTCTGCGGACGATGCCATGGCGGAGGATTCCGCGACGGCCGAGATTCCCGAAATCCCGGAGGTGCCGGAAGTCCCCGAGATCCCTGAAATGCCGGACATCCCGGAGATGGCCGACCTCGAGCCGCTGCCGGACATTCCCGACCTGCCGCAGAAGACCAGCCCGGATGGCACCGAGCGGCCGAAGCAGCCCGCTGCAAAGCCCGCGAACAACCGCCCGAAGACCTCCACCAACCGCACCACCGCGGGTCGCAAGACGAACGGCGGCAGCGCCAATGGCCAGAGCGGTCGTGGCACGGGCACCGGCAATGGAACCGCGCAGGGATCGGGCGACAGCCCCGTCGGCGCGGACCGCTGGGCCGGTGGCCGCATGCCAAAGCCGACCTACCCCGCATCCGCGCGTTCCGCAGGACTCCAGGGCCGCGTCACGGTGACCTTCACGGTGGACGAGCGCGGCTACGTGGTGAATACCCGCGTGAGCAGCAGCACGAATCCCATCTTCAACGAGGCGGCGCTGGCTGCCGTGCGTCGCTGGAAGTTCCGCCCCGGTGTGCGGGCGACTGCTTCCCGACCGATTGTTTTCCAACTGAATTGA
- the hisS gene encoding histidine--tRNA ligase: protein MAGPRFQALTGFRDFLPKDTAARNYLFEIWRSVARRYGFVEYETPILEDTALYLKKSGGELSTQLYRFEDQGGRDVTLRPEVTPSMARLVAQHQRDFPKPIKWFEIGQCFRYERPQKGRGREFFQFNVDIVGEAGPQADAELISLAIDTMLTFGFQKGDFIVRVSDRQAWVNFATQRGVTEKGITDFLQIIDKLEREKPDVTAEKLGALGLSTDEVNAFIANPENASAAFETIREELTARGLGDYLSLDLSIVRGLAYYTGVVFEVFDSRKSMRAVAGGGRYDTLIETISDGGVAMPATGFAMGDYVIRNLIEETPHTELQMAAWLQRNAAACDIYLVLADDSKRSAALEILSDLRNAGISCDLPFSAAKVNKQFQNAERSGARFALVIGSEFPELKLKNLSFRSEETCHVLGLADWLTERLKQPDGPLLA, encoded by the coding sequence ATGGCAGGGCCTCGTTTTCAAGCACTCACCGGTTTCCGCGACTTTCTCCCGAAAGACACCGCGGCCCGCAATTATTTGTTCGAAATCTGGCGCTCCGTCGCCCGCCGCTACGGCTTCGTCGAATACGAAACGCCAATCCTGGAGGACACCGCGCTCTACCTGAAGAAGTCAGGCGGCGAACTCTCCACCCAGCTCTACCGCTTCGAGGACCAAGGTGGCCGCGACGTGACCCTGCGCCCGGAAGTAACCCCCTCCATGGCGCGCTTGGTCGCCCAACATCAACGGGACTTCCCGAAGCCGATCAAGTGGTTCGAGATCGGACAGTGCTTCCGCTACGAGCGCCCTCAAAAGGGTCGCGGTCGGGAGTTCTTCCAGTTCAACGTCGACATCGTCGGTGAGGCAGGCCCACAGGCGGATGCCGAGCTCATCTCGCTGGCGATCGATACCATGCTCACCTTCGGCTTCCAGAAGGGCGACTTCATCGTGCGAGTCTCCGACCGCCAGGCATGGGTGAACTTCGCCACACAACGCGGAGTGACCGAAAAAGGCATCACCGATTTCCTCCAGATCATCGACAAGCTGGAGCGCGAGAAGCCCGACGTCACCGCTGAGAAGCTGGGCGCGCTGGGCCTCTCGACGGACGAGGTGAATGCCTTCATCGCAAATCCGGAGAACGCCTCGGCGGCCTTCGAAACGATCCGCGAGGAACTGACCGCCCGCGGCCTCGGTGACTATCTCTCGCTCGATCTCTCGATTGTACGAGGACTGGCGTACTACACGGGCGTCGTCTTCGAGGTCTTTGACTCGAGGAAGAGCATGCGCGCCGTCGCCGGCGGCGGTCGCTACGACACGCTGATCGAGACGATTTCCGACGGCGGCGTGGCCATGCCCGCGACCGGCTTCGCGATGGGTGACTACGTGATCCGCAATCTCATTGAGGAGACCCCTCACACGGAGCTGCAGATGGCGGCGTGGCTTCAGCGGAATGCCGCGGCCTGCGACATCTACCTGGTGCTCGCCGATGACTCGAAGCGCTCCGCAGCCCTTGAGATTCTCAGCGACCTCCGCAATGCCGGCATCTCCTGCGACCTCCCCTTCTCCGCCGCGAAGGTGAACAAGCAATTCCAGAATGCGGAGCGCAGCGGCGCCCGCTTCGCCCTCGTCATCGGCAGCGAATTCCCCGAGCTCAAGCTGAAGAACCTGTCCTTCCGCAGCGAGGAAACCTGCCACGTCCTAGGCCTCGCCGACTGGCTCACCGAACGCCTCAAGCAACCCGACGGCCCGCTCCTTGCCTGA
- the recF gene encoding DNA replication/repair protein RecF (All proteins in this family for which functions are known are DNA-binding proteins that assist the filamentation of RecA onto DNA for the initiation of recombination or recombinational repair.), which produces MIRTLRAVDFRCFSSLALEIPEGGALFTGDNAQGKTSILEAVCVLVRLHSPRTRKLPAMCRMGGAGGFGIAGEAWEQERRVRWQRAFDLTVDGESRESGGGYLADGGLIVWMGNEDLELVRGSAETRRHYLDFIGSQVEPGYRTALARYRRALKAKNLLLKDPRPREDEIRSYEEVMISEGTLLVEARTRLVDLISPRAAISQREVSGKDEVLGLEYRPAGGHDLRLALEQARERERRQRQSFVGPHRDDLLLSINGLPAGEFASEGQQRTLALALKLAQGEALAAVRGNLPVYLIDDVFGELDPGRRNAVMRVLPAAAQKWITTTHLGWLDESAALGEMARFAVKAGHIATA; this is translated from the coding sequence GTGATCCGCACGCTGCGCGCCGTCGATTTCCGCTGCTTTTCCAGCCTCGCGCTGGAGATCCCGGAGGGTGGTGCGCTTTTCACCGGGGACAATGCCCAGGGAAAAACCTCGATCCTGGAGGCTGTCTGCGTGCTGGTCCGCCTGCACTCGCCGCGCACGCGGAAGCTGCCCGCAATGTGCCGCATGGGCGGGGCTGGGGGCTTCGGCATCGCCGGCGAGGCCTGGGAACAGGAGCGCCGGGTGCGCTGGCAGCGGGCATTCGACCTCACCGTGGATGGCGAATCCCGGGAGAGCGGAGGCGGCTACCTCGCGGATGGCGGACTGATCGTCTGGATGGGGAATGAGGACCTGGAGCTCGTCCGCGGCTCGGCGGAGACGCGCCGGCATTACCTCGACTTCATCGGCTCGCAGGTCGAGCCCGGCTACCGCACCGCACTGGCCCGCTACCGCCGCGCGCTGAAGGCGAAGAATCTCCTGCTGAAGGACCCGCGTCCCCGTGAGGACGAGATCCGCTCCTACGAGGAGGTCATGATTTCCGAGGGCACGCTGCTCGTCGAGGCCCGCACGCGGCTGGTGGATCTCATTTCGCCTCGGGCCGCCATTTCGCAGCGCGAGGTGAGCGGAAAGGACGAGGTGCTCGGCTTGGAATATCGTCCTGCGGGCGGGCACGACCTGCGGCTCGCGCTGGAGCAGGCCCGCGAGCGGGAGCGGCGGCAGCGCCAGAGCTTCGTCGGCCCGCATCGGGACGACCTGCTGCTGTCCATCAATGGCCTGCCCGCCGGTGAATTCGCCAGCGAGGGCCAGCAACGCACGCTCGCGCTTGCGCTGAAGCTCGCCCAAGGCGAAGCCCTCGCCGCCGTGCGTGGCAACCTCCCGGTCTATCTCATCGACGACGTCTTCGGCGAACTCGATCCCGGCCGCCGGAATGCCGTCATGCGCGTGCTACCCGCAGCCGCGCAAAAGTGGATCACCACCACGCACCTCGGGTGGCTGGATGAATCGGCAGCCTTGGGGGAAATGGCCCGCTTTGCCGTGAAAGCGGGCCACATTGCCACCGCCTGA
- a CDS encoding MotA/TolQ/ExbB proton channel family protein, whose translation MWPITATFFLALCVLLERSYWWITLRRSIRSDAQERAREALGTGDFGTAWQLGQQMSDPFLHNLNEGISHAHTSMLAAMQLHATKWIERSEARMWVLGTIITLAPLLGLLGTVVGLMGSFASLGDEALGVTKVTGGIAEALIATAAGLFIAIGCLLPYNFFRKRVSTLRGNFEAWINHAELLVQSAKAHGHDLEAYAAQNHLNQR comes from the coding sequence ATGTGGCCCATCACGGCTACCTTCTTCCTGGCCCTGTGCGTGTTGTTAGAAAGAAGCTACTGGTGGATCACCCTTCGCCGCTCGATCCGCAGTGATGCCCAGGAGCGGGCTCGCGAGGCGCTCGGCACCGGGGACTTCGGCACCGCCTGGCAGCTCGGCCAGCAGATGTCGGATCCCTTCCTGCACAATCTGAACGAAGGCATCTCCCACGCCCACACCTCCATGCTCGCTGCGATGCAGCTCCATGCCACGAAGTGGATCGAGCGCTCGGAGGCCCGCATGTGGGTCCTCGGCACCATCATCACGCTCGCACCGCTGCTCGGACTGCTCGGCACGGTGGTGGGTCTCATGGGCTCCTTCGCCTCGCTGGGTGACGAGGCCCTCGGGGTGACAAAGGTGACCGGCGGTATCGCCGAAGCGCTCATCGCCACCGCGGCCGGTCTCTTCATCGCCATCGGCTGCCTGCTTCCCTACAATTTCTTCCGCAAGCGCGTCTCGACCCTGCGCGGCAACTTCGAGGCATGGATCAACCATGCTGAGCTGCTGGTCCAGTCGGCGAAGGCCCACGGCCACGACCTCGAGGCCTACGCAGCCCAGAACCACCTCAACCAGCGCTGA
- a CDS encoding family 78 glycoside hydrolase catalytic domain, whose amino-acid sequence MLRPLAIVLTISCTCLTAQERSPVVATRDEPVKAEKQADGRWFIDFGKATFGTVEITSPDARAGTKISVHMGEALAGPSTLNRKPSGTVRYQGGDVVLKARTAVQPELSWKPPGWMKEGWLSLPKGAPEMMPFRYVEIEGAPPSFSADQIKRVSWAVPFDEKASAFQSSSPQLDAVWDLCKHSIKATTFMGLYVDGDRERKPYEADVLINQLGHYCLDARYDTARLTHEYLLEKPTWPTEWRLQSVILAWHDFLWSGDDRSLRKHYETLKGRAMIERRTADGLFEGWNQGEITDIVDWPAGERDGYDMSPTVKIVVTAFHYRSLVLLEKIATHLGKDADAREFAAMAKATHLAVNEKLWDEGQGCYIDGLDPKSGNRSSHASAHANFFPLALGLVPEDRVASVAAFLKLKGMTCSVYGAQFLLEGLYEAGEGDFALALLTSSDMRSWRNMSEKVGSTMTLEAWDPSLKPNLDWNHAWGAAPSNLIPRGLMGIEPLEPGFKRFRVRPQTGGLEEAKLKLPTPKGPVILELKGKDASAWSAKLVVPAGTAAEFHLPHPGEAALTSAGKTAPTRVLRKERGRTVLGIGPGSWEISLKK is encoded by the coding sequence ATGCTTCGTCCCCTCGCCATTGTCCTTACGATCTCCTGCACCTGCCTCACGGCTCAGGAGCGCAGCCCGGTGGTGGCGACGAGGGACGAGCCGGTGAAGGCGGAGAAGCAGGCCGACGGGCGTTGGTTCATCGACTTCGGCAAGGCGACCTTTGGCACGGTGGAGATCACTTCGCCGGATGCCAGGGCGGGCACGAAAATCTCGGTCCACATGGGCGAGGCGTTGGCCGGGCCATCCACGCTGAATCGGAAGCCATCCGGCACGGTGCGATATCAAGGTGGCGACGTTGTTTTGAAGGCGCGCACGGCGGTGCAGCCCGAGCTTTCCTGGAAGCCTCCGGGCTGGATGAAGGAAGGCTGGCTCAGCTTGCCAAAAGGGGCGCCGGAGATGATGCCATTCCGTTACGTGGAGATCGAAGGCGCTCCGCCATCGTTCTCCGCCGACCAGATCAAGCGAGTCTCGTGGGCCGTGCCCTTCGATGAAAAGGCGTCCGCATTCCAGTCCTCCAGCCCGCAGCTCGATGCCGTGTGGGACCTGTGCAAGCACAGCATCAAGGCCACCACCTTCATGGGCCTGTATGTGGATGGCGACCGCGAGCGGAAGCCCTACGAGGCGGACGTGCTGATCAACCAGCTCGGCCACTACTGCCTCGATGCCCGCTACGACACCGCGCGCCTGACCCACGAGTATCTGCTGGAGAAGCCGACGTGGCCCACCGAGTGGCGGCTGCAGTCGGTGATCCTCGCGTGGCACGACTTCCTCTGGTCCGGCGACGATCGCTCGCTGCGGAAGCACTATGAGACGCTGAAGGGCCGCGCGATGATCGAGCGCCGGACTGCCGACGGATTGTTCGAGGGGTGGAATCAGGGTGAGATCACCGACATCGTCGATTGGCCCGCGGGCGAGCGCGATGGCTATGACATGTCGCCGACGGTGAAGATCGTGGTCACCGCCTTCCACTATCGTTCGCTGGTGCTGCTTGAGAAAATCGCGACGCACCTCGGCAAGGATGCCGATGCGAGGGAATTCGCAGCGATGGCGAAGGCGACGCACCTGGCGGTGAACGAGAAGCTCTGGGATGAGGGCCAGGGTTGCTACATCGACGGGCTCGATCCGAAGTCCGGCAACCGTAGTAGCCACGCCTCCGCGCATGCGAATTTCTTCCCGCTGGCACTCGGGCTGGTGCCGGAGGATCGCGTCGCATCCGTGGCCGCCTTCCTGAAGCTGAAAGGGATGACGTGCAGCGTCTATGGAGCGCAATTCCTGCTGGAGGGGCTCTACGAAGCAGGCGAGGGGGACTTCGCACTGGCGCTGCTGACATCGAGCGACATGCGCTCGTGGCGGAACATGAGCGAGAAGGTGGGATCGACCATGACGCTTGAGGCGTGGGACCCTTCGCTGAAGCCGAATCTCGACTGGAACCACGCGTGGGGTGCCGCGCCATCAAATCTGATCCCGCGCGGTCTAATGGGAATCGAGCCGCTGGAGCCCGGCTTCAAGCGCTTCCGCGTGCGACCGCAGACGGGCGGGCTGGAGGAGGCGAAGCTGAAGCTGCCAACTCCGAAGGGGCCGGTCATTCTGGAGCTGAAGGGAAAGGATGCGTCGGCGTGGTCGGCGAAGCTGGTCGTGCCCGCTGGCACGGCGGCGGAGTTTCATCTCCCTCATCCTGGCGAGGCGGCGCTCACCTCGGCGGGCAAGACCGCACCGACGCGCGTGCTCCGCAAGGAGCGAGGCCGGACGGTGCTGGGCATCGGCCCGGGGAGTTGGGAGATATCATTGAAGAAGTGA
- a CDS encoding ExbD/TolR family protein, whose protein sequence is MPVKLQGGGDDHEDDARIEVVPLIDIMFFLLASFMMVSLSMTQIHRVNLKLPSSTSSVADNKTPPIHLAIDSHGVITWDAEIVTPSEITQRLLALPPTEDTKVLIGGDEDSDLKHSIAVIDAARAAGVEKVSFETKHKEP, encoded by the coding sequence ATGCCGGTCAAACTCCAGGGCGGTGGCGACGACCACGAGGACGATGCGCGGATCGAGGTGGTGCCTCTGATCGACATCATGTTCTTCCTGCTCGCCAGCTTCATGATGGTGAGCCTGAGCATGACCCAGATCCACCGGGTGAATCTCAAGCTGCCGTCTTCCACATCATCCGTGGCGGACAACAAAACGCCGCCGATCCACCTCGCGATCGATTCCCACGGTGTGATCACTTGGGATGCGGAGATCGTGACGCCCTCGGAGATCACCCAGCGCCTGCTCGCTCTGCCGCCGACGGAGGATACGAAGGTGCTCATCGGTGGCGATGAAGATAGCGATCTCAAGCATTCCATTGCCGTGATCGATGCCGCACGCGCCGCCGGCGTGGAGAAGGTCAGCTTTGAAACGAAGCATAAGGAGCCGTGA
- a CDS encoding GxxExxY protein: MKNLDEQTAAIIGISYEVMNDVGCGFREKAYERGMIREFQLQTIPYDQQRQFPLFYKDTQIDILIPDLIVFDQIIVDTKTIKTITERELAQMLSYLKATKLPLGLIINFGNPKVEIERVHPLR, from the coding sequence ATGAAGAACCTGGACGAACAAACCGCAGCGATCATCGGCATCTCCTATGAGGTGATGAACGATGTGGGCTGCGGTTTTCGCGAAAAGGCCTACGAACGAGGCATGATTCGCGAGTTCCAGCTCCAGACCATCCCTTACGATCAGCAGCGTCAGTTCCCGCTCTTCTACAAGGACACGCAGATCGACATCCTCATCCCCGACCTCATCGTTTTCGACCAAATCATCGTGGACACGAAAACGATCAAGACGATCACCGAGCGGGAACTGGCCCAGATGCTCAGCTATCTGAAAGCGACCAAACTACCGCTCGGTCTCATCATCAATTTCGGCAATCCAAAGGTGGAGATCGAACGAGTCCATCCCCTCCGCTGA